The following proteins are co-located in the Dehalococcoides mccartyi 195 genome:
- a CDS encoding 2Fe-2S iron-sulfur cluster-binding protein: MEEIKLTIDGREVTAQSGQTVFQAAAAAGIHIPALCFHEQLEPYGGCRVCSVEVVTGSRSKVVASCVYPASNGLVVNTNTEKIRHIRKVLIELLLTKAPASKPIRDLAEEYGADAARFSHDASFCVLCGLCVRYCTEVKKANALCFISRGTQREVTFVPEIASRECEKCQQCFDICPTNFIRANFEMAKALTFGTEE; the protein is encoded by the coding sequence ATGGAAGAAATCAAGCTTACCATAGATGGCAGGGAAGTTACTGCCCAAAGCGGGCAAACTGTTTTTCAGGCAGCGGCGGCAGCCGGTATTCATATACCCGCGCTTTGCTTCCATGAACAGCTTGAACCATATGGCGGCTGCCGTGTCTGCAGCGTGGAGGTAGTAACAGGCTCACGCTCCAAGGTGGTAGCTTCGTGTGTTTATCCGGCGTCAAACGGCCTGGTAGTAAATACCAATACCGAAAAAATACGCCATATCCGCAAGGTACTTATAGAGCTGCTGCTCACCAAAGCCCCCGCTTCAAAACCCATACGAGACCTGGCAGAAGAATACGGGGCGGATGCCGCCCGCTTCAGCCATGATGCCTCTTTCTGCGTGCTCTGCGGTTTATGTGTGCGCTACTGTACCGAGGTTAAAAAAGCCAACGCTTTGTGCTTTATCAGCCGGGGTACTCAGCGGGAGGTAACCTTCGTACCGGAGATAGCCAGCCGGGAATGCGAAAAATGCCAGCAGTGCTTTGATATCTGCCCCACCAATTTTATCCGGGCTAATTTTGAAATGGCCAAAGCTCTCACTTTCGGGACTGAGGAATAG
- a CDS encoding FAD-dependent oxidoreductase, with translation MLENAEYIKAEELLDQTQKLYDEGAIFCTASCVDLGNEFEVIYHYNLENGLQMKHLRLKIDKNETVPSISNIYLCASLIENEMQELYQLKLSKIAIDFSGGFLVTKETPKSYMIKAPDYKLIPVERLTAPCQRACPAGIDVSRYVRLCGEGNYDAALAVIKQAMPFPGILGRVCLAPCESACRQGKCGEAISIKQLKRAAYEYGHYTDTATAKPTGKKVAVVGSGPAGLAAAYFLTKKGHKVTVFEALPKAGGYMRVGIPEYALPRQILDAEIENVAKLGVEFKLGTAVNSLSSLKEMGFDATLLALGANQGVRRSNIIAAFSGATDVFKKFGLAVENINGSNVLKVDDDTLSTSQEGVFACGDAVNGPTSVIHAVASGKKAAASIDKYLGSAGKWVYENIVAHEPVSRDTFLERIFPKSKPLSVKYDIKQAKERNEETAGYSREVAAAEGKRCWRCDLEE, from the coding sequence ATGTTAGAAAATGCTGAATATATAAAAGCCGAGGAACTGCTTGACCAGACCCAGAAGCTTTATGACGAGGGGGCGATATTCTGTACCGCCTCCTGCGTAGACTTGGGTAACGAATTTGAAGTTATTTACCACTACAATCTGGAAAATGGTCTTCAGATGAAACACCTCCGGCTTAAAATAGATAAAAATGAAACTGTTCCCAGTATTTCAAACATATATCTATGTGCTTCGCTCATTGAAAACGAAATGCAGGAGCTTTACCAGCTCAAACTCAGCAAAATTGCCATAGATTTCAGCGGCGGGTTTCTGGTCACCAAAGAAACCCCCAAGAGCTATATGATAAAAGCCCCTGATTACAAGCTTATTCCGGTAGAACGCCTGACTGCCCCCTGCCAGAGGGCTTGCCCGGCAGGTATAGATGTATCCCGTTATGTCCGCCTTTGCGGCGAAGGGAACTATGATGCGGCCCTGGCTGTAATCAAACAGGCCATGCCTTTCCCCGGAATACTGGGGCGGGTTTGCTTAGCCCCCTGTGAATCTGCCTGCCGCCAGGGCAAGTGCGGAGAAGCTATAAGCATCAAACAGCTTAAACGGGCGGCCTATGAATACGGCCATTATACAGATACCGCCACCGCCAAACCTACCGGCAAAAAAGTGGCAGTGGTTGGCTCTGGTCCGGCTGGTCTGGCAGCAGCTTATTTTCTGACCAAAAAGGGGCATAAGGTAACTGTGTTTGAGGCTTTGCCGAAAGCCGGCGGCTATATGCGGGTAGGCATACCTGAGTATGCACTGCCCCGCCAGATACTGGATGCCGAAATTGAAAACGTTGCCAAACTGGGTGTTGAGTTCAAACTGGGTACAGCCGTAAATTCGCTGAGTAGCCTCAAAGAAATGGGGTTTGATGCCACTTTGCTGGCGCTGGGTGCCAATCAGGGGGTACGCCGCTCCAACATAATAGCCGCTTTCAGCGGTGCTACAGACGTATTTAAAAAATTCGGGCTGGCTGTTGAAAATATAAACGGCAGCAATGTGCTTAAGGTTGACGATGATACGCTTAGTACTTCGCAGGAGGGTGTTTTTGCCTGCGGAGACGCCGTAAACGGGCCTACTTCGGTAATTCATGCCGTTGCCTCCGGTAAAAAAGCCGCCGCCAGTATAGACAAATATCTGGGCAGTGCCGGCAAGTGGGTGTATGAAAATATTGTAGCCCACGAGCCAGTATCCCGTGATACTTTCCTTGAACGGATTTTTCCCAAGAGCAAACCTTTAAGTGTTAAATATGATATTAAGCAAGCCAAAGAGCGAAATGAAGAAACTGCCGGCTATAGCCGTGAAGTTGCCGCCGCCGAGGGCAAACGCTGCTGGCGCTGTGATTTGGAGGAATAA